One genomic region from Streptomyces sp. NBC_00457 encodes:
- a CDS encoding IS256 family transposase has translation MALSQSDLIRLLESLRSSDGIELVRSVAERMLQELIEAEATAHIGAEWNEHTASRTALRNGHRDKVLTTLAGDLDLEIPKVRTGSFFPSLLERRRRIDQALYAVIMEAYVHGVSTRSVDDLVKALGGDTGISKSEVSRICAALDEPLTVFRTRPLDHTRFPYVYLDATYCKVRVDHRIVSQAVVIATGITEDGGREVLGLMVGDSETEVFWKEFLRSLRERGLSGVRLVITDNHSGLVAAVRKVMLGAAWQRCRVHFLRNVFGVIDKESGEMVAATIRTIFTQPTADLVRTQLDTVADMLGSQFPKVRTMLLDAKEDLTAFADFPPRHWKKIQSTNPLERINREIKRRTDVVQVFPNPPALERLTTAVLCEMHDEWIAFPRRYLPEGSMDKLYPELPESAPALPNTTNKPTS, from the coding sequence ATGGCCCTGTCTCAGTCTGACCTGATACGGCTGCTGGAGTCACTACGCTCGTCGGACGGAATCGAACTCGTCCGCAGCGTGGCCGAGCGGATGCTGCAAGAGCTGATCGAGGCCGAAGCCACCGCGCACATCGGCGCGGAGTGGAACGAGCACACCGCCTCGCGGACGGCCCTGCGCAACGGGCACCGCGACAAGGTGCTGACCACGCTGGCCGGCGACCTGGACCTGGAGATCCCCAAGGTCCGCACCGGCAGCTTCTTCCCGAGCCTGCTGGAACGGCGGCGCCGCATCGACCAGGCCCTCTACGCCGTCATCATGGAGGCATACGTGCACGGGGTCTCCACCCGCAGCGTGGACGACCTGGTCAAAGCGCTGGGCGGCGACACCGGCATCTCCAAGTCCGAGGTCTCGCGGATCTGCGCGGCCCTGGACGAGCCTCTGACCGTCTTCCGCACCCGGCCCCTGGACCACACCCGCTTCCCCTACGTCTACCTGGACGCGACCTACTGCAAGGTGCGGGTCGACCACCGGATCGTCTCCCAGGCCGTCGTGATCGCCACCGGTATCACCGAGGACGGCGGACGCGAGGTCCTCGGGCTGATGGTCGGCGACAGTGAGACCGAGGTGTTCTGGAAGGAGTTCCTGCGCTCCCTGCGTGAACGCGGGCTCAGTGGCGTCCGCCTCGTCATCACCGACAACCACTCCGGCCTGGTCGCCGCAGTCCGCAAGGTGATGCTCGGAGCCGCCTGGCAGAGGTGCAGGGTTCATTTCCTGCGCAATGTCTTCGGCGTGATCGACAAGGAGTCCGGCGAGATGGTCGCCGCGACGATCCGCACGATCTTCACCCAGCCCACCGCGGACCTCGTGCGCACCCAGCTCGACACCGTCGCCGACATGCTCGGGAGCCAGTTTCCCAAGGTCAGGACCATGCTCCTGGACGCGAAGGAGGACCTGACCGCGTTCGCTGACTTCCCGCCCCGGCACTGGAAGAAGATCCAGTCCACCAACCCGCTGGAACGGATCAACCGGGAGATCAAGCGTCGAACCGACGTCGTCCAGGTCTTCCCCAACCCGCCCGCCCTGGAACGGCTGACGACCGCCGTGCTCTGCGAGATGCACGACGAATGGATCGCCTTTCCCCGCCGCTATCTCCCCGAAGGCAGCATGGACAAGCTCTACCCAGAGCTCCCCGAAAGCGCCCCCGCACTCCCCAACACCACGAACAAGCCCACCAGTTGA
- a CDS encoding DUF4037 domain-containing protein produces the protein MPPFIPGLELSRRFYTDAVRPLLEEAAPGIPHSAARIGSGSEVLGFDTPRSADHEWGPRLQVFLRRSDVSRHGGRIRHVLAEHLPKTFAGYPTHFAPTGDGDTRVMRVTDGPVYHRIEVTHRAAWFTDELGFDPWQGVTPADWLATPTQLLAEVTGGAVFHDGLHELGPLRHTLRWYPHDVWLHVLACQWQRVSQEEAFVGRCGEVGDELGSAVVAARLVRDLMRLCLLMDRRYPPYAKWLGSAFARTHAAPRLTPVLSAALAATDWHTRERHLGQAYEIVAGIHNQLDLTHRLDPTTRPYHSRPFHVLHAERFARALSSRITDPTLRDLPAVGSADQYMDSTDVLTRPELTRAVSDVMRKPR, from the coding sequence ATGCCACCTTTCATACCGGGCCTTGAACTCTCCCGTCGCTTCTACACAGATGCCGTACGCCCCCTCCTTGAGGAAGCCGCCCCCGGAATCCCGCACTCCGCGGCCCGTATCGGAAGCGGATCCGAAGTACTCGGCTTCGACACTCCCCGCTCGGCGGACCACGAATGGGGCCCACGTCTGCAGGTCTTCCTCCGTAGAAGCGACGTCTCCCGGCACGGCGGCCGGATCAGACACGTGCTGGCCGAACACCTTCCGAAGACCTTCGCGGGCTACCCCACCCACTTCGCCCCCACCGGCGACGGCGACACCCGTGTCATGCGGGTCACCGACGGGCCGGTGTACCACCGCATCGAGGTCACCCATCGCGCCGCCTGGTTCACCGACGAACTCGGCTTCGACCCGTGGCAGGGCGTCACCCCCGCGGACTGGCTGGCCACCCCCACCCAGCTCCTCGCCGAGGTCACCGGCGGCGCCGTGTTCCACGACGGCCTCCATGAACTCGGCCCTTTACGCCACACCCTCCGCTGGTACCCGCACGACGTCTGGCTCCATGTCCTGGCCTGCCAATGGCAGCGCGTCTCCCAGGAAGAGGCCTTCGTCGGCCGCTGCGGCGAAGTAGGCGACGAACTCGGTTCCGCCGTCGTCGCCGCGCGCCTCGTCCGTGACCTGATGCGGCTGTGCCTCCTCATGGACCGCCGCTATCCGCCGTACGCCAAATGGCTCGGCAGCGCCTTCGCCCGCACCCACGCGGCCCCCCGCCTCACCCCCGTCCTGTCCGCCGCCCTCGCGGCCACGGACTGGCACACCCGCGAACGGCACCTCGGGCAGGCCTACGAGATCGTCGCCGGCATCCACAACCAGCTGGACCTCACCCACCGCCTGGACCCGACCACCCGCCCGTACCACTCCCGCCCCTTCCACGTCCTGCACGCCGAACGCTTCGCCCGCGCCCTGAGCTCCCGCATCACCGACCCCACCCTCCGGGACCTGCCGGCCGTCGGCTCGGCGGACCAGTACATGGACAGCACGGACGTCCTGACGCGACCGGAACTGACGCGGGCGGTGAGCGACGTGATGAGGAAGCCGCGGTGA
- a CDS encoding glycosyltransferase, translating to MLKVSIVVPVHNAGSYIERCALSLLGQSIGPDAYEIIYVDDGSTDDSASRLERLAAAWPHVRVVHQENSGWPGRPRNVGVRLARGEYVQFVDQDDELTPEALERLHRLAARNGSDIVLGKVIGTMQGPSSVFKRTVERCTAADAPLFESLTPHKMFRRRFLLDHGIEFPEGRVRLEDQVFMARAYVRAQTVSILGDHPCYVWNRRDDGANTSACATTPETYYGHLRSVVEAIREGTEPGPLQDHLLRRSYRVELLRPVSEPRALQRTGKALERYFTVVRRMALDCYPPGVRQGLPAITRLRATLLEEGLLDSLVELARRVQEIRPRITVDAVRRDGDRLLVTTTIGMFRPDGEPLTLVERYGRLLLDPDLLYGIKGAEDWEVPDPLAYAYGELRLHDTSRDISWYPDADLAPRTEPLGGGRHRVVVSGTTALEPLTLTGGRPLPPGTHNVWAYAQLLGVGRHMRVTAPPPEAGADPRLPTMTVGTPPRLVIPNWTPRDSQLRLSVGRPGKSTVAHRALLRTTTSPALRRRARTLLHRLPPPVGHHVTTLVRKADPWTRPPGDGR from the coding sequence ATGCTCAAGGTCAGCATTGTGGTGCCCGTCCACAACGCGGGCAGCTACATCGAGCGCTGCGCCCTCTCCCTCCTGGGCCAGAGCATCGGACCGGACGCGTACGAGATCATCTACGTCGACGACGGCTCGACCGACGACTCGGCAAGCCGCCTCGAACGGCTGGCCGCGGCCTGGCCCCACGTCCGCGTGGTCCACCAGGAGAACTCCGGCTGGCCCGGCAGACCCCGCAACGTCGGTGTCCGTCTCGCGAGAGGGGAGTACGTCCAGTTCGTCGACCAGGACGACGAGCTGACCCCCGAGGCGCTCGAACGCCTCCACCGGCTCGCGGCCCGCAACGGTTCCGACATCGTCCTCGGCAAGGTCATCGGCACCATGCAGGGCCCGAGCAGCGTCTTCAAACGCACCGTCGAGCGGTGCACCGCCGCCGACGCCCCGCTCTTCGAGAGCCTGACCCCGCACAAGATGTTCCGTCGCCGCTTCCTGCTCGACCACGGCATCGAGTTCCCCGAGGGCCGGGTGCGCCTGGAGGACCAGGTCTTCATGGCCCGGGCCTACGTCCGCGCCCAGACCGTCTCCATCCTCGGCGACCACCCGTGCTACGTCTGGAACCGCCGCGACGACGGAGCCAACACCAGCGCCTGCGCCACCACCCCCGAGACCTACTACGGCCACCTCCGCTCCGTGGTCGAGGCCATCAGGGAGGGCACGGAACCGGGCCCGCTCCAGGACCACCTGCTCCGCCGCTCCTACCGGGTGGAACTCCTGCGCCCGGTGAGCGAACCCCGCGCCCTGCAACGCACCGGAAAGGCCCTCGAGCGGTACTTCACCGTCGTACGCCGTATGGCTCTCGACTGCTACCCGCCGGGCGTCCGGCAGGGACTCCCGGCGATCACCCGCCTGAGGGCGACCCTGCTGGAGGAGGGCCTGCTGGACTCCCTGGTCGAACTGGCCCGCCGGGTCCAGGAGATCAGACCCCGGATCACCGTCGACGCCGTCCGCCGTGACGGGGACCGCCTCCTCGTCACGACGACGATCGGCATGTTCCGCCCCGACGGCGAACCCCTCACCCTCGTGGAGCGCTACGGCCGCCTGCTCCTCGACCCCGACCTCCTGTACGGCATCAAGGGCGCCGAGGACTGGGAGGTGCCGGACCCCCTCGCCTACGCCTACGGGGAACTGCGCCTGCACGACACGTCCCGCGACATCTCGTGGTACCCGGACGCCGACCTGGCCCCCCGCACCGAACCGCTGGGCGGCGGCCGGCACCGGGTGGTCGTCTCGGGCACGACCGCCCTGGAGCCCTTGACGCTGACCGGCGGCCGGCCCCTGCCTCCCGGCACCCACAACGTCTGGGCCTACGCCCAACTCCTCGGCGTGGGCCGCCACATGCGCGTGACGGCCCCGCCCCCTGAGGCGGGAGCCGACCCGCGTCTCCCCACGATGACCGTGGGCACCCCACCCCGCCTGGTCATCCCCAACTGGACGCCCCGGGACTCCCAACTCCGCCTGTCCGTCGGCCGGCCGGGCAAGAGCACCGTCGCCCACCGCGCCCTCCTGCGGACCACCACGTCCCCCGCCCTCCGCCGCAGGGCGCGCACGCTCCTCCACCGCCTCCCGCCGCCCGTGGGCCACCACGTCACGACACTCGTCCGCAAAGCCGATCCCTGGACGCGACCACCCGGTGACGGACGGTGA
- a CDS encoding SCO4225 family membrane protein, whose protein sequence is MTASGRSLPRILRLALSDIVARVYLAICAVLLVGALAVTVADSSDESMAGVIPLLATAPASLVLLALPDNGAMLVLAVVIGALVNATIIGCCARALRGGGSTDPA, encoded by the coding sequence GTGACAGCTTCCGGCCGATCCCTTCCCCGCATCCTGCGTCTCGCGCTCAGCGACATCGTCGCCCGCGTCTACCTTGCCATCTGTGCCGTCCTGCTCGTGGGGGCGCTCGCGGTGACCGTCGCCGACAGCTCGGACGAATCCATGGCGGGTGTCATACCGCTGCTCGCCACCGCCCCGGCCAGCCTGGTGCTGCTCGCGCTGCCGGACAACGGCGCGATGCTCGTCCTCGCCGTCGTGATCGGGGCGCTCGTCAACGCCACGATCATCGGCTGCTGCGCCCGCGCCCTACGGGGCGGCGGCAGCACGGACCCGGCGTAA
- a CDS encoding leucine-rich repeat domain-containing protein has product MRPGQTPAHSHTLIGYTTTRGTIREGRTELRLQRRGSLMGLRHLTMLRTLHLFRCKEITDLTEVGALSGLTELDLNGCSGIEDLTPLGRLTELVRLNLHRCRGVTDFAPLLTLGRLRELDLSVTKVSRLSADADGFGPAFPVLESLSLRACRAFKDARQLSGLQRLTHLDLGHTGIRDLAGVRDLPALTHLDLRDCAQLRGLAGIDALTALTELVLDNCSRLSTLDGLGAHPRLTRLTLAKCPELRDLVGLSPLAGLTELAIKECEGLTSVRGIGTLRTLTTFRVSLCPALEDYAELSSLPSLSHLKLHGLEQLRDLSLFDAVPGLRRLDIWHCPGLTDLETLGEHGQLTKLPVGVCDNLRTPGSLTGLPALREVEFSCRSMIDLGGLGNLPSLRKLVVISGTLESIDPVAGTPLVEVALYGVDGLRSLRALEQCPDLRELTVHRCVDVEELPVGTPGTLSLAFLDWKDLSPLTGHDGIRTLHLNSLNTLQDLSALTTLPALTHLGFNTVSAQENFETLLELPALERLTMPGGLHRRRGVYDAVVDELAGRGVAVSHG; this is encoded by the coding sequence GTGCGCCCCGGGCAGACGCCCGCGCACTCCCACACCTTGATCGGCTACACCACGACAAGGGGCACGATCCGCGAAGGACGGACCGAACTGCGGTTGCAGCGGCGCGGTTCGCTGATGGGGCTGCGGCATCTGACCATGCTGCGTACGCTCCACCTCTTCCGCTGCAAGGAGATCACGGACCTCACCGAGGTCGGCGCGCTGAGCGGGCTGACCGAGCTCGATCTGAACGGCTGCTCGGGCATCGAGGATCTGACGCCGCTCGGCCGGCTCACCGAGCTGGTCCGGCTCAATCTGCACCGGTGCCGGGGTGTGACGGACTTCGCGCCGCTGCTGACGCTCGGGCGGCTGCGTGAGCTGGACCTGAGCGTGACCAAGGTGTCCCGGCTGTCCGCCGATGCCGACGGCTTCGGCCCGGCGTTCCCCGTACTGGAGAGCCTGTCGCTGCGCGCGTGCCGCGCCTTCAAGGACGCACGGCAGCTGTCCGGGCTGCAGCGGCTCACCCATCTCGACCTGGGCCATACGGGCATCCGCGACCTGGCGGGCGTACGGGATCTCCCCGCCCTCACCCACCTGGATCTGCGGGACTGCGCCCAACTGCGCGGCCTGGCAGGCATCGACGCCCTGACGGCGCTGACCGAACTGGTCCTCGACAACTGCTCCCGCCTCAGCACCCTGGACGGCCTCGGGGCCCACCCCCGGCTGACCCGGCTCACCCTCGCGAAGTGCCCCGAACTGCGGGACCTGGTCGGACTGTCGCCGCTGGCCGGACTGACCGAGCTGGCGATCAAGGAGTGCGAGGGGCTGACGTCGGTGCGCGGCATCGGAACGCTGCGCACCCTGACGACGTTCCGTGTCTCCCTCTGCCCCGCGCTGGAGGACTACGCCGAGCTGAGCTCCCTTCCGTCGCTCAGCCACCTGAAACTGCACGGACTTGAGCAGCTCCGGGATCTCTCACTGTTCGACGCCGTCCCGGGACTGCGGCGGCTGGACATATGGCACTGCCCGGGACTGACCGACCTCGAAACACTGGGAGAGCATGGCCAGTTGACCAAGTTGCCGGTCGGGGTGTGCGACAACCTGCGGACACCGGGCAGCCTCACCGGCCTGCCCGCCCTACGGGAGGTGGAGTTCAGCTGCCGGTCCATGATCGACCTCGGGGGCCTCGGCAATCTCCCCTCGCTGAGGAAACTCGTGGTGATCAGCGGCACGCTGGAGAGCATCGACCCCGTGGCCGGGACCCCGCTGGTCGAGGTGGCACTCTACGGAGTGGACGGACTGAGGTCCCTCCGCGCCCTGGAGCAGTGCCCCGACCTGCGCGAGCTGACGGTCCACCGATGCGTCGATGTCGAGGAACTCCCCGTCGGCACGCCCGGCACGCTCTCCCTCGCCTTCCTGGACTGGAAGGACCTGTCCCCCCTCACCGGCCATGACGGCATCCGCACGCTCCACCTCAACTCCCTTAACACCCTTCAGGACTTGAGCGCCCTGACCACCCTCCCCGCCCTCACCCACCTCGGCTTCAACACCGTCTCCGCCCAGGAGAACTTCGAGACACTGCTCGAACTGCCGGCCCTGGAGCGGCTCACGATGCCGGGAGGACTGCACAGGAGGAGAGGGGTGTACGACGCCGTCGTGGACGAACTCGCCGGGCGCGGGGTGGCCGTATCGCACGGGTGA
- a CDS encoding CHAT domain-containing tetratricopeptide repeat protein — MLCRALAKAWADTVRIPGVAEDGLPDARTWVAELTLLGDPEAVYGKVSRSHPSWRATGTLALLLSARDAMAGGEEPTPPVEGAGELLLLVLASPDASKNSVWTSAVRGIIQGYDLFMGHGYFLIGATHHVGQERKAHRTYQLAAREYAAGRSEGAATLAALARLATAITRPDLDTGARDPGVRTALAELTVLDASLAAGLERAWERHLAERGVVVRREGVRDQARVSTQLPSPAQPIRPSAPSPAPTEEARRKAELRRADQLRKDALASLRNVPRALELAREADRIAAEHGRKATAVAALGDELVRRRAWAEAYTVLEERRRADPADREIVHMMARCRFERGLYFAGRKLLTDLLGQPPGPEDVETLTFLCTVAVGIGGDPELGRWKEELKRLDPLQEPLPDRLTTPRTPRTKIHVDRGPDAGKRNRPARRGGFDPTGMSQDEFQANFLASFVEWLPEEQRAEATRDLVGDDPELAAEVGRLRDRSRAEEHFKAGERYFGTGRLDDAEREYEAAIALDPDHGYAWHCLGDVWYLRRKYDLAQAYCEESVAIQPSAQGLWLIGECLRSGGAGAHRARAYYQKALALDPDYGAARKALAALDRANPPRPFGRQGRLEGSLDAGGVLRALGIIGGPRKSGRRKGSSPTVRSGDPGSGHGGRLVAAVQDNDPDGFAHVAEDDRRAAAWIAAAPRDELFRAIMQAMTIGHHYGIKDRDHTRWALWAERQLQLARALPRDFTPDPHWLGLGRDRMLADAYAAVASVRTAEHRLPEAKACLLQARELLLADETARRAAGIGETEYDRLFAQTSPYASTLHSLATVCDRLGDHEACLTYTREARAAEAAHPTTGTQVDTLAAVSHIALERGETDEGIGAIQEAVYLAEDENPRLVLPYTLIRALTMLGRTRHRLGFHRSALTCFVRARELDRTGNAARLSAHHFDIARVLRARPDIGEALGGDARHHLEQALVHASVPQEGSTATPLDWTASDGTRHRVADTAGATPALLELAALLQESGEYDTAVHLLTMVTDAAGQLRANAADPEERIAVQNEQMAAFTQLTRLHFQRAAAEGNAGSHARAAWAAHESMRARTFLDTLGEGDLPAPAGVPAELVAREATLLARRRRLRGLPGDRSPAFWDSYRETEGELDDLWAQMLRRVPSAAGYVQVRQGSPADPADIARRLATGADDGRTAVLASLVLLDDRTLGVIALRSDGTGPVLRSRPADVRELGRFVRQNFGAAARVRLLATDAEDLFQAQLAPVRELLTSVCDPGERLLVCPTGFLHHVPLGAVRTGGSRGSGRSGGEVLLERNPLGVLPSGSFLRGRNGSGRDRTRLREPHGMQIFGDPTGDLPGARKEAQLLARTPGSRLTLGSGATVDAVRRALTGSSVLHLAAHARFDPDDPLGSGVVLAEGGVLTARDVIRLRAPDLSLVTLSACETGVSATDAADELMGLTRALLFAGADSVVAGLWKVPDDATVTIMRAFYDGIGRQGLARIDALRAAALEARERERDPARFDRWAGFQLVGAWQ; from the coding sequence ATGTTGTGCAGAGCACTGGCGAAGGCATGGGCGGACACGGTCCGGATACCTGGAGTCGCCGAAGACGGTCTACCCGATGCCCGCACCTGGGTCGCCGAGCTGACGCTGCTCGGCGACCCGGAGGCCGTGTACGGCAAGGTCAGCCGCAGCCACCCCAGTTGGCGCGCGACCGGCACGCTCGCGCTGCTGCTCAGCGCGCGGGACGCGATGGCCGGGGGCGAGGAGCCCACCCCGCCGGTCGAGGGGGCGGGGGAACTGCTCCTCCTCGTCCTCGCCTCGCCCGACGCCTCGAAGAACTCCGTGTGGACCAGCGCCGTCCGAGGGATCATCCAGGGCTACGACCTTTTCATGGGCCACGGTTACTTCCTCATCGGCGCCACTCACCATGTCGGGCAGGAACGGAAAGCCCACCGCACCTATCAGCTGGCGGCCCGCGAGTACGCCGCCGGCAGGTCCGAGGGCGCCGCGACCCTGGCCGCCCTCGCCCGGCTGGCCACCGCGATCACCCGGCCCGACCTCGACACCGGGGCCCGAGATCCCGGGGTCCGCACCGCCCTCGCCGAACTGACGGTTCTGGATGCCTCGTTGGCGGCCGGGCTGGAGCGGGCCTGGGAGCGGCATCTTGCGGAGCGGGGGGTGGTCGTACGACGAGAAGGCGTGCGGGATCAGGCGCGGGTGTCAACTCAACTCCCGTCCCCCGCACAGCCCATACGACCTTCGGCACCCTCTCCCGCCCCCACCGAAGAAGCCCGACGCAAAGCCGAGTTACGCAGAGCCGACCAGCTCCGCAAAGACGCCCTGGCCTCGCTCCGGAACGTCCCGCGTGCCCTGGAGCTCGCCAGGGAGGCTGACCGCATCGCTGCCGAGCACGGCCGGAAAGCCACCGCAGTGGCCGCACTCGGCGACGAGCTGGTGCGTCGACGTGCCTGGGCGGAGGCCTACACCGTGCTGGAGGAGCGGCGGCGCGCCGACCCTGCCGACCGGGAGATCGTCCACATGATGGCCCGTTGCCGCTTCGAGCGGGGGCTGTACTTCGCGGGCCGGAAGTTGCTGACCGATCTGCTCGGGCAGCCGCCGGGGCCTGAGGACGTGGAGACGCTCACGTTCCTGTGCACCGTCGCGGTCGGGATCGGTGGTGATCCTGAACTCGGCCGCTGGAAAGAGGAGTTGAAGCGGCTCGACCCCCTCCAGGAACCCCTCCCGGACAGGCTGACCACGCCCCGCACACCCCGGACGAAGATCCACGTCGACCGGGGCCCCGACGCCGGGAAGAGGAACCGGCCCGCGCGCCGGGGTGGCTTCGACCCGACCGGCATGTCCCAGGACGAGTTCCAGGCCAACTTCCTCGCGTCGTTCGTCGAATGGCTCCCCGAGGAGCAGCGCGCCGAGGCGACGCGGGACCTCGTCGGGGACGATCCCGAGCTGGCGGCCGAGGTGGGGCGGCTGCGGGACCGCAGTCGGGCCGAGGAGCACTTCAAGGCGGGCGAAAGGTACTTCGGCACGGGCCGGCTGGACGACGCCGAGCGTGAGTACGAGGCGGCGATCGCGCTCGACCCCGACCACGGTTACGCCTGGCACTGCCTCGGCGACGTCTGGTACCTGCGCCGGAAGTACGACCTGGCCCAGGCGTACTGCGAGGAGTCCGTGGCCATCCAGCCCAGCGCGCAGGGGCTGTGGCTGATCGGCGAGTGCCTGCGCAGCGGCGGGGCAGGGGCTCACCGCGCTCGCGCGTACTACCAGAAGGCCCTCGCACTGGACCCGGACTACGGGGCCGCGCGCAAGGCGCTCGCCGCACTCGACAGGGCGAACCCGCCCCGGCCGTTCGGCAGGCAGGGACGGCTGGAGGGCTCCCTGGACGCCGGGGGCGTGCTCCGCGCCCTGGGAATCATCGGCGGACCCCGCAAGTCCGGTCGGCGCAAAGGGAGTTCTCCCACCGTCAGGTCCGGCGATCCCGGCAGCGGTCACGGCGGCAGACTCGTTGCCGCCGTCCAGGACAACGACCCGGACGGCTTCGCCCATGTCGCCGAGGACGACCGCCGCGCCGCCGCCTGGATCGCCGCCGCGCCGCGCGACGAGCTGTTCCGGGCGATCATGCAGGCGATGACCATCGGTCACCACTACGGGATCAAGGACCGGGACCACACCCGCTGGGCTCTCTGGGCCGAGCGGCAGTTGCAGCTCGCCCGCGCCCTGCCCCGGGATTTCACTCCGGACCCGCATTGGCTCGGCCTCGGCCGCGACCGCATGCTCGCCGACGCCTACGCGGCGGTCGCCTCGGTGCGGACCGCCGAGCACCGGCTGCCGGAAGCCAAGGCCTGTCTCCTCCAGGCCCGGGAACTGCTGCTCGCGGACGAGACCGCGCGGCGGGCCGCGGGGATCGGCGAGACCGAGTACGACCGGCTGTTCGCGCAGACCAGCCCGTACGCCTCGACACTGCACAGCCTCGCCACCGTGTGCGACCGGCTCGGCGACCACGAGGCCTGTCTGACGTACACCCGGGAGGCGCGTGCGGCGGAGGCGGCGCACCCCACCACCGGCACCCAGGTCGACACCCTCGCCGCCGTCAGTCATATCGCCCTGGAACGCGGTGAGACGGACGAGGGCATCGGCGCGATCCAGGAGGCCGTCTACCTCGCCGAGGACGAGAATCCCCGGCTCGTGCTGCCGTACACGCTGATCAGGGCGCTCACCATGCTCGGCCGGACCAGGCACCGGCTCGGTTTCCACCGCAGCGCTCTCACCTGCTTCGTGCGTGCCCGGGAGCTCGATCGGACCGGCAACGCCGCCCGCCTGTCGGCACACCACTTCGACATCGCCCGGGTGCTGCGGGCCCGCCCCGACATCGGCGAGGCCCTGGGCGGTGACGCCCGCCACCACCTGGAACAGGCGCTCGTCCACGCGAGTGTCCCGCAGGAGGGGAGCACCGCCACCCCGCTCGACTGGACCGCCTCCGACGGCACCCGCCACCGCGTGGCCGACACCGCGGGTGCCACCCCCGCGCTGCTCGAACTCGCCGCTCTGCTCCAGGAATCGGGGGAGTACGACACCGCCGTACACCTTCTGACCATGGTCACCGACGCCGCCGGACAGCTGCGCGCGAACGCCGCCGACCCCGAAGAGCGCATCGCCGTGCAGAACGAGCAGATGGCCGCCTTCACTCAGCTGACCCGGCTGCACTTCCAGCGCGCCGCCGCCGAGGGGAACGCCGGCTCGCACGCGCGCGCCGCCTGGGCCGCTCACGAGTCCATGCGGGCCCGCACCTTCCTCGACACCCTCGGCGAGGGCGACCTGCCCGCTCCGGCCGGTGTTCCGGCCGAACTCGTGGCGCGCGAGGCGACCCTGCTGGCCCGGCGGCGCAGGCTGCGCGGCCTGCCGGGGGACCGCAGCCCGGCGTTCTGGGACTCCTACCGCGAGACCGAGGGCGAACTGGACGACCTGTGGGCCCAGATGCTTCGTCGGGTCCCGTCCGCCGCGGGCTACGTCCAGGTACGGCAGGGCAGTCCGGCCGACCCCGCCGACATCGCCCGCCGCCTGGCGACGGGCGCGGACGACGGTCGTACGGCCGTCCTGGCGAGCCTTGTCCTCCTCGACGATCGCACGCTCGGGGTGATCGCGCTGCGCTCCGACGGCACGGGGCCGGTGCTGCGCAGCCGTCCGGCCGACGTCCGCGAACTGGGTCGGTTCGTACGGCAGAACTTCGGCGCCGCTGCTCGGGTACGGCTGCTCGCCACCGACGCGGAGGATCTGTTCCAAGCTCAACTCGCTCCGGTGCGTGAGCTGTTGACGAGCGTCTGTGATCCCGGCGAGCGGCTGCTCGTCTGCCCCACGGGCTTTCTGCACCACGTTCCGCTCGGCGCCGTCCGCACCGGAGGGTCCAGAGGGTCCGGACGGTCCGGCGGTGAAGTCCTGCTGGAGCGCAATCCTTTGGGCGTCCTGCCCAGCGGCTCCTTCCTGCGCGGCCGGAACGGGAGCGGCCGCGACCGGACGCGCCTCCGGGAGCCCCACGGCATGCAGATCTTCGGTGATCCCACCGGAGACCTCCCCGGCGCCCGGAAAGAAGCCCAACTCCTCGCCCGCACACCGGGATCCCGGCTCACCCTCGGGTCCGGGGCCACCGTCGACGCCGTCCGCCGGGCGCTCACCGGGTCCTCGGTGCTGCATCTCGCCGCGCACGCCCGCTTCGATCCCGACGATCCGCTCGGCTCGGGCGTCGTGCTGGCCGAGGGCGGCGTCCTCACCGCGCGGGACGTGATCCGCCTGCGTGCCCCGGACCTCTCCCTGGTGACGCTGTCCGCCTGCGAGACCGGCGTGAGCGCGACCGACGCCGCCGACGAACTCATGGGCCTGACCCGGGCGTTGCTGTTCGCCGGGGCGGACTCGGTGGTCGCCGGGCTGTGGAAGGTGCCGGACGATGCCACGGTGACGATCATGCGGGCGTTCTACGACGGGATCGGCCGCCAAGGTCTCGCCAGGATCGACGCTCTGCGCGCCGCCGCCCTGGAGGCGAGGGAGCGGGAGCGCGACCCGGCGCGGTTCGACCGCTGGGCCGGATTCCAACTGGTCGGCGCCTGGCAGTGA